A portion of the Mesobacillus sp. AQ2 genome contains these proteins:
- a CDS encoding pyridoxamine 5'-phosphate oxidase family protein — protein MISNYKDIISTQEEFEEFRSSIGNPSLRAANKVISIIDDHCKNFISKSPFLSMSTSNTDGHCDVSPRGDFPGFVAVLDEKHLFIPERPGNRRLDSAHNIITNPHIGLLFLIPGLGETLRINGKAYISRDSDLLEKTAVNGKTPLFGILVEVEECYAHCAKAFIRSNLWQPESWLQTDALPSVPNMLVAHSKLPNTTAEQVAKELNEGYTTRLY, from the coding sequence ATGATATCAAACTATAAAGATATAATCTCAACACAGGAAGAATTTGAAGAGTTTCGTTCTTCGATCGGAAATCCAAGCCTGAGGGCAGCAAATAAAGTGATTTCTATTATTGACGATCATTGTAAGAACTTCATTTCAAAGTCTCCCTTTTTATCTATGTCCACTTCTAACACCGACGGCCATTGTGATGTTTCACCACGCGGAGATTTTCCCGGATTTGTAGCAGTTCTTGATGAAAAGCATCTTTTTATCCCCGAACGTCCTGGAAATCGCAGACTGGATTCAGCTCATAACATTATTACCAATCCTCATATCGGGCTGCTCTTTCTCATACCTGGACTGGGTGAAACTTTAAGAATCAATGGGAAAGCCTATATCTCCCGTGATTCTGACCTTCTCGAAAAAACAGCTGTCAATGGAAAGACTCCTTTGTTTGGTATTTTAGTAGAAGTCGAAGAATGTTACGCTCATTGTGCTAAAGCATTTATAAGATCAAACTTATGGCAGCCGGAATCATGGTTACAGACAGATGCCCTTCCATCTGTCCCAAACATGCTAGTTGCGCACTCAAAGCTGCCAAACACGACGGCTGAACAAGTTGCAAAGGAATTAAATGAAGGTTATACAACCAGGCTTTATTGA
- a CDS encoding beta-ketoacyl-ACP synthase 3, whose translation MYNAGILGIGANIPETVITNEVIAKRFGITEEEIYRKTGILERRYESTDASLTDMCEVAGIQAIQDAGLDPMDIDMVIIGTNTHDTHITAALVQDRIGAVQCAGLDLHSGCSSFITALATGAQFVQTGLYKNVLVIAVDKCSSLLNPMDKKTALLFSDGAAAVVVGQVGENKGILGINMQMDGSGGKYLHLDENKNIKMDGRAVFDFAVNKFPEAVHKVLDVSGLNLADVDFIVPHQSNLRIIEKGIETLGYPVEKVHTKTIQYYGNSSAPTVAIGLYEEVKQGKIKDGDLVVLVGYGAGLGWGAITLRWGR comes from the coding sequence ATGTACAATGCAGGCATACTAGGGATTGGAGCAAACATTCCGGAAACAGTCATAACAAACGAAGTGATCGCCAAGCGCTTTGGTATTACGGAAGAAGAGATTTACAGGAAGACAGGTATTTTGGAAAGACGCTATGAATCTACCGATGCTTCGCTTACGGACATGTGTGAAGTTGCGGGCATACAGGCTATCCAAGATGCCGGACTTGATCCAATGGACATCGACATGGTCATTATTGGAACGAACACTCATGACACCCATATCACGGCTGCATTGGTGCAAGACAGAATTGGAGCTGTACAATGCGCAGGCCTGGACCTGCACTCTGGATGTTCCAGTTTTATTACGGCTTTGGCAACAGGGGCCCAGTTTGTCCAGACCGGATTATACAAAAACGTGCTGGTCATTGCCGTGGATAAATGCTCTTCCCTCTTGAATCCCATGGACAAGAAGACTGCGCTGCTGTTTTCTGATGGTGCTGCGGCTGTCGTTGTAGGCCAAGTTGGAGAAAACAAAGGGATTCTGGGAATCAATATGCAGATGGACGGAAGCGGAGGAAAATACCTTCACCTCGATGAGAATAAAAATATTAAGATGGATGGAAGGGCCGTTTTCGATTTCGCTGTCAACAAGTTCCCCGAGGCAGTTCATAAAGTATTGGATGTTTCGGGGCTGAATCTGGCGGATGTCGATTTCATCGTTCCGCACCAATCAAACCTGCGTATTATCGAAAAAGGAATCGAGACTCTTGGATATCCAGTGGAAAAAGTCCATACCAAAACCATCCAATATTACGGGAATTCATCTGCACCAACAGTAGCCATCGGCCTTTACGAGGAAGTGAAGCAAGGGAAAATCAAGGATGGAGATTTAGTTGTTCTAGTCGGGTATGGCGCAGGCCTCGGCTGGGGAGCCATCACCCTTCGCTGGGGGAGATAA
- a CDS encoding DUF4003 family protein: protein MEKANRSIQDYIQIYSQLRERYRWKVNDQSVLMMVASLYISNNRSFDIDRFTELADYIKRESGLFSPLRSESRFTFAAMLDTKFDSPKDHYPAFIAAYNSLVSAGFSKNTFTYIAAMLLVTANAEDLKSLSERARVVYKKMREEHLFLTGHSDYPLAVMLALNDRQTDELIFHIEDLYSKLSQNGFRKGNDLQSMSHILSLNENSQSEDMVALSTEIYDKMKKEGIKPKSMFYPQIALLTLIEKGNDNLLEIKAIWEQLNDEKLFKWKKDINFMMAVNFVISDKIDHSSLLQTNLSTTIETLIQAQQAASIAAISGAAVASSSNGGE from the coding sequence ATGGAAAAAGCAAACAGGAGTATTCAGGATTATATCCAAATTTATTCCCAGCTTAGAGAAAGATACCGCTGGAAGGTTAATGATCAATCGGTTTTGATGATGGTTGCTTCATTGTATATTTCCAACAACCGGTCCTTTGATATTGATCGATTTACGGAGCTTGCAGATTATATAAAAAGAGAATCGGGGTTGTTTTCGCCTTTGCGCTCTGAGTCTCGTTTTACCTTTGCTGCCATGCTTGACACAAAGTTTGACAGTCCAAAAGATCATTACCCTGCCTTTATTGCTGCATACAATTCATTGGTTTCAGCCGGATTCAGCAAAAATACTTTCACCTACATTGCCGCGATGCTGCTGGTCACAGCAAATGCTGAAGACCTTAAGTCTCTCTCTGAACGGGCAAGAGTGGTCTACAAGAAAATGAGGGAAGAGCATTTGTTCCTGACTGGTCACAGCGATTATCCGCTTGCTGTCATGCTTGCTCTAAACGACCGCCAGACGGATGAGTTGATTTTTCATATTGAAGACTTGTACAGCAAGCTTTCGCAAAACGGTTTCCGAAAAGGAAATGACCTGCAAAGCATGAGTCATATACTTTCTCTGAATGAAAATAGCCAGTCAGAAGACATGGTTGCACTGTCCACTGAAATTTACGACAAAATGAAAAAAGAAGGAATCAAACCTAAATCCATGTTCTACCCTCAGATTGCATTGCTCACCTTAATTGAAAAAGGGAACGATAATCTTTTGGAGATAAAAGCAATATGGGAGCAACTGAACGATGAGAAGCTATTCAAGTGGAAGAAAGACATCAATTTTATGATGGCCGTCAATTTCGTCATCAGCGACAAAATTGACCATTCATCCTTGCTTCAGACCAATCTTTCCACCACAATCGAAACATTGATCCAAGCTCAGCAAGCAGCATCAATTGCAGCTATTTCGGGCGCAGCAGTCGCATCTTCTTCAAATGGAGGAGAGTAA
- a CDS encoding MBL fold metallo-hydrolase, which yields MNHYICNTCGVQYPNSAHAPETCLICADERQYVHPDGQSWTTLQQLVDSGEYKNTIVQEEEGLYSLTTTPSFAIGQTAYLVRNEGFNLLWDCITYLDKKTEKEIHSLGGIDAIALSHPHYYSTQVEWAERFGASIYIHEADRQWVTRPSDRIIFWSGDSLELDAGVTLYRLGGHFHGGSVLHWENDVNKQGVLLTGDIIQIVADRQWVSFMYSYPNLIPLPANKVQEMAAKVNVLNFDRLYNAFHRVIKEDAHQSVQKSAKRYIEALEGKFVNMNNQNDHMKTTPG from the coding sequence ATGAACCATTATATATGTAATACGTGCGGTGTCCAATATCCCAATTCTGCTCATGCTCCTGAAACCTGCTTGATCTGCGCTGACGAAAGACAGTATGTCCATCCAGATGGGCAGTCATGGACGACGCTTCAACAGCTTGTAGATTCAGGGGAATATAAAAATACCATTGTACAAGAAGAGGAAGGACTGTACAGCCTTACCACTACTCCTTCGTTTGCGATTGGGCAGACAGCCTATTTAGTTCGGAATGAAGGGTTCAACTTGTTATGGGACTGCATCACCTACCTGGACAAAAAAACAGAAAAGGAAATACATTCTCTAGGGGGAATTGATGCAATCGCATTATCCCATCCGCATTATTATTCGACACAGGTTGAATGGGCTGAACGATTCGGAGCAAGCATTTATATCCACGAAGCTGACCGCCAGTGGGTCACCAGGCCGAGTGACAGGATCATATTCTGGTCTGGTGATTCCCTTGAGCTTGATGCGGGTGTAACATTGTATCGTTTGGGTGGCCATTTTCATGGGGGAAGTGTTTTACACTGGGAAAATGATGTGAACAAGCAAGGGGTCCTTCTTACTGGTGATATTATTCAAATAGTGGCCGATCGACAATGGGTAAGTTTCATGTATAGTTATCCAAACCTTATTCCATTGCCAGCTAACAAGGTTCAGGAGATGGCAGCTAAGGTCAATGTTCTGAATTTTGACAGACTATATAATGCATTTCATCGTGTCATTAAGGAAGATGCCCATCAGTCTGTTCAAAAATCCGCTAAGAGGTATATTGAGGCTTTGGAAGGAAAGTTCGTTAATATGAACAATCAAAATGATCATATGAAGACAACGCCTGGTTGA